Proteins from one Pontibacter korlensis genomic window:
- a CDS encoding ATP-binding protein: MPESQNIEWKVSWRDEYLKWICGFANAKGGRIYIGKDDDGHVTGLSDYKKLMEDIPNKVLNHLGILCDVNLHEESGRHFIEIVVHPYDVPISYHGKYHFRSGSTKQELNGAALNEFLLRKAGKTWDDVVEPSATLQDIGETGIEAFKRGASNSRRLPSAADDSTQELLRNLRLLKGDDLKRAALLLFGKDVRAFFPTAYVKIGRFGSSDADLLFQDLVEGNAFQLADLTLELLQKKYLTAPVSYQGLHRIEGSEYPFEALREILLNAIVHRTYMTAPIQVSVYSDRLTVWNEGTLPDNLSIEDLKRKHPSLPKNPVLADVCFKGGLIEAWGRGTVKVMEECRRHGLPEPRIETIAGGISVTLFKDIYTEELLKEFHLNERQEDALLHWKGEGRIRSSRYKERFAVTDRTALRDLTELVEKGLLTKEGEKKATLYVYRS; this comes from the coding sequence ATGCCCGAGAGTCAAAATATCGAGTGGAAGGTTAGTTGGCGCGACGAGTACCTGAAGTGGATCTGCGGCTTTGCCAACGCCAAGGGCGGCAGGATCTACATTGGCAAGGACGATGACGGCCATGTCACCGGCCTCTCTGACTATAAAAAGCTGATGGAGGACATTCCTAATAAGGTGTTGAATCATCTTGGCATCCTCTGTGACGTGAACCTTCATGAAGAGAGTGGCAGGCACTTTATCGAAATTGTGGTGCATCCCTATGATGTGCCGATCTCTTACCACGGGAAGTACCATTTCAGGAGCGGCAGCACGAAGCAGGAGTTAAACGGAGCCGCTCTAAACGAGTTCCTGCTCCGCAAGGCGGGCAAAACCTGGGACGACGTAGTAGAACCCAGCGCTACGTTGCAGGACATAGGCGAAACCGGCATCGAGGCTTTCAAGAGGGGAGCCAGCAACAGCAGGCGTCTACCTTCCGCGGCGGATGACAGCACGCAGGAGCTCCTGAGAAACCTGAGGCTGCTGAAGGGAGATGACCTGAAGCGAGCGGCTCTGCTGCTATTCGGGAAAGATGTGCGGGCATTCTTCCCCACGGCTTATGTGAAGATTGGCCGGTTCGGAAGTTCTGACGCTGACTTGCTCTTCCAAGACTTAGTGGAGGGAAATGCCTTTCAGCTGGCTGACCTTACCTTGGAACTGCTACAGAAGAAGTACCTCACGGCCCCTGTTTCCTACCAGGGGCTTCACCGCATAGAGGGTTCTGAGTATCCGTTTGAGGCACTCCGCGAGATCCTGCTCAACGCCATTGTGCACCGCACGTACATGACAGCTCCCATCCAGGTGAGTGTCTATAGCGACCGGCTCACCGTCTGGAACGAGGGAACACTGCCGGATAACCTGTCGATAGAAGACCTGAAGCGGAAGCACCCGTCTCTTCCCAAGAACCCCGTGCTGGCGGATGTCTGCTTCAAGGGTGGCCTGATCGAAGCTTGGGGTAGGGGCACTGTGAAAGTCATGGAGGAGTGCCGACGCCACGGACTTCCTGAGCCCCGCATAGAGACCATCGCCGGCGGTATTTCTGTCACGCTTTTCAAGGACATCTACACAGAGGAGCTTCTGAAGGAATTCCATTTGAATGAAAGGCAGGAGGATGCTTTACTGCACTGGAAGGGTGAGGGAAGGATTCGGAGCAGCAGGTACAAGGAGAGATTCGCCGTGACGGACAGAACCGCTCTAAGGGACCTGACCGAATTGGTGGAAAAGGGGCTGCTTACTAAAGAAGGGGAAAAGAAGGCCACTCTCTATGTTTACAGAAGCTAG
- a CDS encoding NARF domain-containing protein has product MKNLVLFVVLVMMCFSVHAKEPNTSIENRVQQLETYNQEIIQKKVDNLEKEVHLKLQENQQEIDIQLTEKKNEIDDKLTLLNTVAVVGGLLLALGIGGLIYQFFWGMKKLAENTLKEKLQTYLFENTQSMMELVNSHRVESKVKKEKLVRVVSGSDDETNLMKTLLKRMGFKNIECTTVDIYIPFPPSDLLIFCNIRKNLDTETIVSYLEESNAEDVFVYYGGRLELPQDKSHFSERLNYANSRFTVYHQIVNTLIFKDILQEQALDA; this is encoded by the coding sequence ATGAAAAATTTAGTTCTTTTTGTTGTTCTAGTCATGATGTGTTTCTCTGTCCATGCTAAAGAACCTAATACTTCCATTGAAAACCGAGTTCAACAGTTAGAAACTTACAACCAAGAAATAATTCAAAAGAAAGTAGACAACCTGGAGAAAGAAGTACACCTGAAGCTACAGGAGAACCAACAAGAGATCGATATACAGCTGACGGAAAAAAAGAATGAGATAGACGATAAGCTTACGCTCCTAAACACAGTAGCCGTAGTTGGTGGTCTCCTGTTAGCTCTTGGAATAGGAGGCTTAATTTACCAGTTCTTTTGGGGTATGAAAAAGCTCGCCGAAAACACTCTAAAGGAAAAACTTCAGACGTACCTGTTTGAAAACACTCAATCAATGATGGAGTTGGTGAACAGTCATAGGGTAGAAAGCAAAGTAAAGAAAGAGAAGCTCGTGAGGGTCGTTAGTGGATCTGATGATGAAACGAATCTCATGAAAACCTTGCTTAAACGAATGGGCTTTAAAAATATAGAGTGCACCACCGTTGACATCTATATACCTTTTCCTCCGTCTGATCTGCTTATATTCTGTAACATTAGGAAAAACTTAGACACAGAAACAATTGTAAGTTACCTGGAAGAAAGCAATGCAGAAGATGTGTTTGTTTACTACGGAGGAAGGCTAGAACTTCCTCAAGATAAGTCTCACTTTAGCGAGAGGCTTAATTACGCTAACAGCAGATTCACTGTTTATCATCAAATAGTAAACACACTCATATTTAAGGATATTTTGCAGGAGCAGGCACTAGATGCTTGA
- a CDS encoding ThiF family adenylyltransferase, with protein MHKSDIEFYNSYFAGLERCRLEQNFRLLDEEPFYHGRICIDTAKGPLDFEVLLPEDYPFGEAHFYCRTIKGYNHQNLTATETLGGNACLNTPFVDHLHTRLSLDVEKLYQWIEDLYINETRQEYEYPAFKTQGKAHLLFSETANDLTPDRFRENLYGTMTYTVLNQRLTSNGKAETYTLLAQQLGGKESSWSKAYKGGDLYQGVWVFVAKEPVVRHRLKMDSWEQLRDLLPSSFSDFFLDFCKKSARYMLGPDGLREYFLLALGYAIPTLDNKQEVHWDLLLVPVKDFRRRELKRRPKYIKNLTEPLLWDGTTNSSYQRFFGRGMLSKALVSKNILIIGAGAIGSSLSELLVRGGLTKLTLSDSDTVEPGNVCRSKLTFKHTNIAKVLNLRLSLLDISPFVDIETIAAIQPTSPKGRYYENTASVLNQFDLIFDCSADNQVLQMLSYGNVISPIVSLSITNKARHLLCLSSWDSPRLIEMKSRLLDWLKADHYPTFKPGTGCWHFTFEASYPEINALLNKALNNINTSTLNGQKPETFILSAETNSSISKLSFIKYQQPELGLKLKVSSATVETVLANSDSFFPNEYGGLLMGSYSDDFSEALVFDVILPSKFKSSPTSFVPDTDELNKKLNKYGKEHDSGVEYLGEWHSHPKGSGQYSPQDFASLKKVAEAGSVAVANPLLLIASGYKGEMQLSFYVFSKNKLYKFSPYN; from the coding sequence ATGCATAAAAGTGACATTGAATTCTATAACAGCTATTTTGCGGGGTTGGAAAGATGTCGACTTGAACAAAATTTTAGGCTTCTTGATGAAGAGCCTTTTTACCACGGCCGAATCTGTATCGATACGGCCAAAGGCCCGTTAGACTTTGAAGTGCTTCTGCCCGAAGATTACCCTTTTGGCGAAGCACACTTTTACTGCAGAACGATAAAAGGGTACAACCATCAAAATCTTACTGCCACAGAAACGCTTGGAGGAAATGCTTGCCTTAATACTCCGTTTGTAGACCACCTACATACCAGGCTCTCTTTGGATGTTGAAAAGCTATACCAGTGGATAGAGGATTTATATATCAATGAAACCCGCCAAGAGTATGAATACCCTGCCTTCAAAACACAGGGCAAGGCTCACCTGCTTTTCTCCGAGACAGCAAATGATTTAACACCAGACAGATTTAGAGAGAACCTGTATGGGACCATGACCTATACGGTTCTTAACCAAAGGCTAACATCTAACGGAAAAGCGGAAACTTATACTCTGCTGGCTCAACAGTTAGGAGGAAAGGAATCCTCTTGGTCTAAAGCTTACAAGGGCGGTGATCTCTATCAGGGTGTTTGGGTATTTGTGGCAAAGGAGCCGGTCGTAAGGCACCGGTTGAAGATGGATTCTTGGGAACAGCTCCGAGACTTACTTCCATCGTCATTCTCTGACTTCTTCTTAGACTTCTGTAAAAAGAGTGCCAGGTATATGCTTGGTCCTGATGGGTTACGAGAGTATTTTCTTTTGGCTTTGGGCTATGCAATCCCAACCTTAGACAATAAGCAAGAAGTCCATTGGGATCTCCTGTTGGTTCCAGTCAAAGACTTTAGGAGGAGAGAGTTAAAGCGGCGCCCCAAGTATATCAAGAACCTCACTGAGCCCCTGCTCTGGGATGGGACAACGAACAGTAGTTACCAAAGATTCTTTGGCCGTGGAATGCTCAGTAAGGCTTTGGTGTCCAAGAACATTCTAATAATAGGTGCGGGAGCTATAGGCAGTTCGTTGTCAGAACTGCTTGTGCGAGGAGGTCTAACAAAACTGACTTTATCTGACAGTGATACAGTTGAGCCTGGTAATGTTTGCAGGAGTAAATTAACCTTTAAGCACACGAATATAGCTAAGGTGCTGAATTTGCGTCTAAGCTTACTGGATATTTCTCCCTTCGTCGATATAGAGACAATCGCAGCGATACAGCCGACGAGTCCCAAAGGCAGATATTACGAGAACACAGCATCTGTATTAAACCAGTTTGACCTGATATTCGATTGCTCTGCCGATAATCAGGTGCTACAAATGCTGTCCTACGGAAATGTAATTTCTCCCATCGTTAGTCTTTCCATTACAAATAAAGCAAGACACCTGCTGTGCTTATCTTCATGGGACAGCCCTCGGCTTATTGAGATGAAGTCTAGACTTCTAGATTGGCTTAAAGCGGATCATTATCCAACATTTAAGCCTGGCACTGGATGCTGGCACTTTACATTCGAGGCTAGCTATCCTGAAATTAACGCGCTGCTTAATAAAGCACTAAATAATATCAACACGTCAACTTTGAACGGACAGAAACCTGAAACATTTATTCTTTCTGCCGAAACCAATTCATCTATCAGCAAGTTGTCTTTCATAAAATATCAGCAACCAGAACTTGGGCTTAAACTTAAGGTATCTTCAGCCACTGTAGAAACAGTTCTAGCTAATTCTGATTCCTTCTTTCCAAATGAATATGGAGGTCTTTTGATGGGCTCCTACTCAGATGATTTTTCGGAGGCATTAGTTTTTGATGTAATATTACCTTCCAAATTTAAAAGCTCACCCACATCTTTTGTCCCTGATACAGATGAGCTTAATAAGAAGCTGAATAAATACGGGAAAGAGCATGATTCAGGGGTTGAATATTTGGGTGAGTGGCACTCTCACCCTAAAGGCAGTGGTCAGTACTCACCTCAAGACTTTGCTTCTTTGAAAAAGGTAGCGGAGGCTGGAAGTGTGGCGGTAGCTAATCCCCTTTTACTAATCGCGTCAGGGTACAAAGGAGAGATGCAGCTTAGCTTCTATGTTTTCTCTAAAAATAAATTGTATAAATTTTCACCTTATAACTGA